From the Carya illinoinensis cultivar Pawnee chromosome 4, C.illinoinensisPawnee_v1, whole genome shotgun sequence genome, one window contains:
- the LOC122306393 gene encoding uncharacterized protein LOC122306393 — protein MPTQLRKSNADTTGCPEGLIMADTIDSDEVKAEGVDGQCDVNLEDCVNVEDGLNVEDGVNLKERVNVEDSSSGPLEPFIGMIFDDVEDAQAFYKVYARRKVDYVCTREGFRRVSRKEKEQTVPKIAETKIGYKAIMGVKKDGEKWMVNKFVVGHNHILLTSRSASLLRGNRKLLRTWQKAMLGKAPATIITDDDKAMAKAIAKILPNTTYRLYLWHILQKFPEHLAHVYNKFLDFGTDFRHYIHETITTDEFE, from the exons ATGCCTACGCAGCTTAGGAAATCCAACGCCGACACAACCGGTTGCCCAGAAGGACTTATCATGGCTGATACA ATTGATAGTGATGAAGTTAAGGCTGAAGGTGTAGATGGACAATGTGATGTCAATCTTGAAGATTGTGTAAATGTCGAAGATGGGTTGAATGTTGAAGATGGAGTCAATCTCAAAGAACGAGTGAATGTGGAAGATTCGAGTAGTGGTCCTTTGGAGCCATTTATTGGCATGATATTTGACGATGTGGAAGACGCCCAAGCATTTTACAAGGTTTATGCAAGACGGAAAG TAGACTATGTTTGCACAAGGGAAGGATTTCGGCGGGTAAgtcgaaaagaaaaagaacaaacagTTCCTAAGATTGCTGAGACAAAGATTGGATATAAAGCAATTATGGGAGTAAAAAAAGATGGTGAAAAGTGGATGGTGAACAAGTTTGTAGTTGGACATAACCATATTCTACTTACATCGAGGAGTGCTAGTTTGCTCCGTGGAAATAGAAAG TTATTAAGAACATGGCAAAAGGCAATGCTTGGAAAAGCCCCTGCAACTATTATTACCGATGATGACAAGGCAATGGCGAAAGCAATTGCAAAGATACTCCCGAATACAACTTATAGGTTGTATTTGTGGcatattttacaaaagtttCCTGAACACTTGGCTCATGTTTATAACAAATTTCTGGACTTTGGCACAGATTTCCGTCATTACATCCATGAGACAATTACAACTGATGAGTTCGAGTAA
- the LOC122308027 gene encoding probable flavin-containing monooxygenase 1: protein MAPVVSKIAIIGAGVSGLAAAKQVSHHNPIVFEASDSIGGVWKHCSYSSTKLQSRRSDYEFSDFPWPERNNASFPSHTEILEYLHSYAEHFDLLKFVKFNSKVVEIKFVGSDHDSPAEATTNFMSKKPGSLLPGHPVWEVAVQTNHSKDVQWYAFEFVVVCIGKYGDIPKIPEFPLNKGPEIFQGRVLHSIDYCKLDKESTSTLLRGKKVAVIGYKKSAIDLALECAEANQGPEGQPCTMVVRTLHWTVPDYWIWGLPFFLFYSTRSSQFLHERPNQSILRTLLCLLFSPMRRGISKFIESYLLWKLPLQKYGLKPDHPFVEDYASCQMAIMPENFFSEADKGKIIFKRASRWWFTKEGIEFDDNTKVEADVVVLATGYDGKKKLKAILPEPFRSLLEYPSGVMPLYRGTIHPLIPNMAFVGYLESVANLHSSELRSIWLGRLLDNKFNIPSVEEMIEQTTKEMEISKKTTRFYKRHCISTFSINHSDEICQEMGWNSWRKKSWFSEAFSPYGGQDYINKEN, encoded by the exons ATGGCTCCCGTAGTCTCAAAAATTGCCATAATCGGAGCTGGCGTTAGCGGCTTAGCAGCTGCTAAGCAAGTTTCCCACCACAACCCCATTGTTTTCGAAGCCTCAGACTCCATTGGAGGGGTCTGGAAACATTGTTCTTACAGTTCCACAAAGCTTCAGTCCCGTCGCTCTGATTATGAGTTTTCCGACTTCCCTTGGCCGGAAAGGAATAACGCCAGTTTCCCATCTCATACTGAGATTCTAGAATATTTGCATTCCTATGCTGAGCATTTTGATTTGCTCAAGTTTGTGAAGTTCAATTCAAAGGTGGTGGAGATCAAGTTTGTTGGTTCTGATCATGACTCCCCGGCGGAAGCCACCACCAATTTCATGAGTAAGAAACCGGGCAGCCTTTTGCCAGGACACCCTGTTTGGGAGGTTGCTGTGCAAACCAACCATTCAAAAGATGTTCAG TGGTACGCCTTCGAGTTCGTTGTGGTTTGCATTGGAAAGTATGGGGATATACCTAAAATCCCAGAATTTCCACTCAACAAAGGCCCTGAAATATTCCAGGGCCGGGTATTGCATTCCATTGATTACTGCAAACTTGACAAGGAATCTACATCAACTCTGTTAAGAGGGAAGAAGGTTGCAGTCATTGGCTACAAGAAATCAGCTATTGATTTAGCACTTGAGTGCGCAGAGGCGAACCAAG GTCCGGAAGGACAACCATGTACCATGGTGGTAAGGACTTTGCACTGGACAGTTCCCGATTACTGGATTTGGGGTTTgccatttttcttgttctaCTCGACAAGATCTTCTCAGTTTCTCCATGAAAGACCTAACCAAAGCATTCTCAGAACCCttctttgccttcttttttcTCCAATG AGGCGTGGAATTTCGAAGTTCATCGAGTCTTATCTGCTGTGGAAACTTCCTCTGCAGAAGTACGGACTAAAACCAGACCACCCTTTCGTGGAAGACTACGCATCTTGTCAGATGGCTATCATGCCAGAGAACTTCTTCTCTGAAGCTGATAAGGGAAAAATTATCTTCAAAAGAGCCTCAAGGTGGTGGTTCACCAAGGAAGGAATTGAATTCGACGATAACACTAAAGTGGAGGCTGATGTTGTTGTTCTTGCAACTGGTTATGACGGCAAGAAAAAGCTCAAAGCCATCTTACCTGAGCCTTTCCGTAGTTTGCTAGAATATCCTTCTGGCGTCATGCCCTTATACAG GGGCACAATCCATCCATTGATTCCAAACATGGCTTTTGTTGGTTACCTTGAGAGTGTTGCAAACCTTCACTCCTCGGAGCTGCGCTCCATATGGCTAGGTCGCCTTTTGGATAACAAATTTAATATTCCTAGTGTGGAAGAGATGATAGAACAGACAACCAAAGAGATGGAAATCTCAAAGAAGACAACCAGGTTCTATAAGAGGCACTGTATTTCTACATTTAGCATCAATCACAGCGATGAAATCTGCCAGGAAATGGGATGGAACTCTTGGAGGAAGAAGAGCTGGTTTTCAGAAGCATTTAGCCCCTATGGCGGTCAAGACTACATTAACAAGGAGAACTGA